The proteins below are encoded in one region of Candidatus Culexarchaeum yellowstonense:
- a CDS encoding DUF917 family protein, whose product MDIIRLGDVEKYVYGGAVLGGGGGGSIEEGVKIGRLATQISPIKLLNVDEMRAEENLVTISMVGVQSKGVILPYHHIRIIELMKMFNVNVDGLIGSECGATAVTHGWIQAAVYGKPVIDCPCDGRAHPTGVMGAMGLHKIRNYRTVQAACGGEENLEIIVSGSIEATSRIIRQFSMEAGGCVAVARNPVKVDYAKRNGAPGALKQAYKIGEAILSVDKPEDRIESATKTLNGKIICRGEVRGKRMEVEGGFDVGYIEVVDEGNELYKVAFVNEYMSVHKWDETVTTFPNLINVFSLKTGLPLNSAEVKLEEPVAITVADKNAIKIGEGLRDRKLYEPIKRIMKNKLNLELEFKI is encoded by the coding sequence ATGGATATAATAAGGTTAGGGGATGTGGAAAAATATGTTTATGGTGGAGCAGTCCTAGGTGGAGGCGGTGGAGGAAGCATAGAGGAGGGGGTTAAAATAGGTAGACTTGCAACACAAATATCGCCAATAAAACTTTTGAATGTAGATGAAATGCGTGCCGAAGAAAATTTAGTAACAATATCAATGGTGGGAGTACAATCAAAGGGGGTTATACTACCATACCACCACATACGCATAATAGAGCTCATGAAAATGTTCAATGTGAATGTTGATGGATTAATTGGAAGCGAATGTGGAGCCACAGCAGTAACACATGGATGGATACAAGCAGCAGTATATGGGAAACCTGTAATAGACTGCCCATGTGATGGGAGGGCACACCCCACTGGGGTTATGGGTGCCATGGGGCTACATAAAATAAGGAACTATAGAACGGTGCAAGCAGCATGTGGAGGCGAAGAGAATTTGGAGATAATTGTTAGTGGCAGTATAGAGGCAACTAGCAGAATCATTAGGCAATTCTCCATGGAAGCTGGTGGATGCGTAGCTGTAGCAAGAAACCCAGTAAAAGTGGATTATGCAAAGAGGAATGGAGCTCCAGGAGCATTAAAACAAGCTTACAAAATAGGTGAAGCAATATTATCAGTGGATAAACCTGAAGATAGAATTGAATCTGCAACGAAGACATTAAATGGGAAGATTATCTGTAGAGGTGAAGTTAGGGGGAAGAGAATGGAAGTTGAAGGTGGATTCGATGTTGGATACATAGAAGTTGTGGATGAGGGAAATGAGCTATACAAAGTGGCATTCGTAAATGAATACATGAGTGTACATAAATGGGATGAAACAGTAACAACATTCCCAAACCTAATAAACGTATTCAGCCTAAAAACAGGGCTACCACTAAACTCAGCTGAAGTAAAACTTGAAGAACCAGTAGCCATAACAGTTGCAGATAAGAATGCAATAAAGATTGGTGAAGGATTAAGGGATAGAAAACTATATGAACCAATAAAAAGGATTATGAAGAATAAACTAAACTTAGAATTGGAATTCAAAATATAA
- a CDS encoding hydrogenase iron-sulfur subunit, producing MANDARIGVYVCHCGGNISNVVRINEVLKAISGVDGVVLVKDNEHVCSEAGQREIREDIKRYNLNRVIIAACSPKFHGPTFMKLLEDSGLNPYLFEMVNIREQDSWVHSNDPDGATRRAIDQIMAAIGKVNLNEPLKAREVKVGNRVMVIGAGIAGIQAALDLADSGCKVYLVEKEPAIGGRMAQLSYTFPTDDCSLCILSPKMAAVYNHPNITLLTYSEVEDVSGSVGDFHVKVKVKPRYVDMSKCVACGICASKCPASAPDEFNYGLRNRRAIYVPHEMAVPYKYLIDPKSCLYLTKGICRVCERVCPQKAINFDDKERILDIVVDAIIVATGYEPFDATKLKQYGYGVYKNVIIAPQLERMVMPVGPTGGKVIRLSDGQLARKIAFIHCVGSRDEQIGRPGCSRVCCMYTIKQAMTLKRQDVTRDITLFYIDIRAYGKGFEEYYMRAQDLGVKFVRGKVSEVIEDPVSGRVIVRAEDTLTGRFIEDEFDLVVLSVGLVPSRGVEELAKKLKLNIGPDGFLLEAHPKYRPVDTLREGVFICGCAQGPKDIADSVAQASAAAGRTLRLISQGRILIEPIKAYVIAELCNGCGVCVDKCPLGAISMVDGKAHISEALCVGCGSCIPYCPRGAIELKHYSEKQILSQIEGALKSKRDGEIRVIAFFDDSCTYRAADLAGTSRLTYDNRVRVITVPSASRLTPKIILSAFKYGADGVFIGDCLEGASPYHPKVLDVINDVIREARSQMRKYRIDARRLKFDTIAVDMAERLVKDLGDLVSIVEKLGPLSVEDRGRIKV from the coding sequence ATGGCTAATGATGCTAGGATTGGTGTCTATGTTTGTCATTGTGGTGGAAATATATCCAATGTCGTTAGGATAAATGAGGTTTTGAAGGCCATTAGCGGTGTTGATGGTGTTGTTCTAGTTAAGGATAATGAGCATGTATGTTCTGAGGCTGGTCAGAGGGAGATTAGGGAGGATATTAAACGATATAATTTGAATAGGGTTATCATTGCAGCTTGTTCCCCAAAATTTCACGGTCCAACATTCATGAAGCTCCTCGAGGATTCTGGTTTAAACCCATACTTGTTTGAGATGGTTAATATTAGGGAGCAGGATTCATGGGTTCACTCCAACGATCCAGATGGGGCTACCAGAAGAGCCATTGATCAGATAATGGCTGCTATTGGTAAAGTTAATCTTAATGAACCTCTGAAGGCGAGGGAGGTTAAGGTTGGGAATAGGGTTATGGTTATTGGTGCTGGCATAGCTGGGATTCAGGCTGCATTGGATTTGGCTGATTCTGGTTGTAAAGTTTACTTGGTTGAGAAGGAACCCGCAATTGGGGGTAGGATGGCTCAGTTAAGCTACACATTCCCAACTGACGACTGCTCCCTCTGTATACTCTCACCAAAAATGGCTGCAGTGTATAATCATCCAAACATTACATTATTGACTTACAGTGAAGTTGAGGATGTTAGTGGGAGTGTGGGTGATTTCCATGTTAAGGTTAAGGTTAAACCGAGATATGTTGATATGAGTAAATGTGTTGCTTGTGGGATATGTGCATCAAAATGCCCTGCATCTGCGCCAGATGAATTCAATTATGGCCTTAGGAATAGGAGGGCAATATACGTTCCACATGAAATGGCTGTTCCATACAAGTATCTCATAGACCCAAAATCCTGCCTATACTTAACTAAGGGGATATGTAGGGTTTGTGAGAGGGTTTGCCCACAGAAGGCTATAAACTTCGATGATAAGGAGAGGATATTGGATATTGTTGTGGATGCAATAATCGTTGCCACTGGCTATGAGCCCTTCGATGCAACTAAACTTAAACAGTACGGTTACGGAGTATACAAGAATGTTATAATAGCGCCACAATTGGAGAGGATGGTTATGCCAGTAGGCCCAACTGGTGGTAAGGTTATTAGGTTATCTGATGGTCAACTTGCCCGGAAGATTGCATTCATACATTGTGTGGGTTCTAGGGATGAGCAGATTGGTAGACCTGGATGTTCGAGGGTTTGTTGCATGTACACTATTAAGCAGGCTATGACGTTGAAGAGGCAAGATGTAACTAGGGATATAACCTTATTCTACATTGATATTAGAGCTTATGGTAAGGGGTTTGAAGAATACTATATGAGGGCACAGGATTTGGGTGTTAAATTCGTTAGGGGGAAGGTTAGTGAGGTCATTGAGGATCCCGTGAGTGGTAGGGTTATAGTTAGGGCTGAAGATACGTTGACTGGAAGATTTATTGAAGATGAATTTGATCTTGTGGTTTTATCTGTGGGTCTAGTTCCATCACGTGGTGTTGAGGAGTTGGCTAAGAAGCTCAAGTTGAATATAGGTCCAGATGGATTCCTCCTTGAAGCTCACCCGAAGTATAGGCCTGTGGATACGCTTAGGGAGGGGGTTTTCATATGTGGGTGTGCACAGGGACCTAAGGATATAGCTGATAGTGTGGCTCAGGCCAGTGCAGCTGCTGGGAGAACTCTTAGACTCATAAGTCAGGGTAGGATACTTATAGAGCCAATAAAAGCCTATGTAATTGCTGAATTATGTAATGGTTGTGGAGTATGTGTTGATAAGTGTCCGCTGGGGGCTATAAGTATGGTGGATGGTAAGGCGCATATTAGTGAAGCTCTATGTGTTGGTTGTGGAAGTTGCATACCATACTGCCCAAGGGGGGCTATTGAATTGAAGCATTACAGTGAGAAGCAAATTTTAAGCCAGATTGAGGGGGCTCTTAAGAGTAAGAGGGATGGTGAAATTAGAGTTATAGCATTCTTCGATGACTCCTGCACTTATAGGGCTGCAGATCTTGCAGGTACCAGTAGGCTTACCTATGATAATAGGGTTAGGGTTATAACTGTTCCAAGTGCAAGTAGACTTACACCAAAAATAATATTGAGTGCATTCAAGTATGGTGCTGATGGAGTTTTCATTGGAGACTGCCTTGAGGGGGCATCGCCATATCATCCCAAAGTTTTAGATGTAATTAACGATGTTATTAGGGAGGCTAGATCCCAGATGAGGAAATATAGGATTGATGCTAGGAGGCTTAAATTTGACACCATAGCCGTCGATATGGCTGAGAGGCTTGTGAAGGATTTAGGTGATCTTGTATCCATTGTGGAGAAGCTTGGCCCATTGAGTGTTGAGGATAGGGGGAGGATTAAGGTTTAG
- a CDS encoding 4Fe-4S dicluster domain-containing protein, whose product MNLEEQKVLFYDPNKCSGCLYCMEVCSYKHYGVIDISKAYLMVALNPEGNPLFINNYCSHCQDPFCMAACPVEPKAISKDTVTGFVLINPALCIGCRSCNYACPISIPFFDERLRVSVKCDACKGEFLCAKYCSTGALQVLPRREVLERVRS is encoded by the coding sequence TTGAATTTAGAGGAACAGAAAGTGCTCTTCTACGATCCAAATAAATGTTCAGGATGCCTATATTGCATGGAGGTTTGCTCATACAAGCATTATGGGGTAATTGATATTTCGAAGGCATACTTGATGGTGGCATTGAACCCTGAGGGGAATCCACTCTTCATAAACAACTACTGCAGTCATTGTCAAGACCCATTTTGTATGGCTGCATGTCCAGTGGAACCTAAAGCTATAAGTAAGGATACTGTAACAGGATTTGTACTCATAAATCCAGCTCTATGTATTGGTTGTAGAAGCTGTAATTATGCATGCCCCATCTCAATACCTTTTTTCGATGAGAGGTTGAGGGTTAGCGTTAAATGCGATGCATGTAAAGGTGAATTTCTATGTGCAAAGTATTGTAGTACTGGTGCACTTCAAGTATTACCTAGGAGGGAGGTTTTGGAGAGGGTGAGATCATGA
- a CDS encoding CoB--CoM heterodisulfide reductase iron-sulfur subunit B family protein: MYYPGCSVKDYAKSYEDSAIAVLKLFDVELVELDRWNCCGVMYEYSADAVMQHVAPLRDLVRAQEFMGKVGDNRLITLCSMCYSTLKKVNEIVTSDPEKLDNLSKYMDDEPRYNCGVDVKHVLEIILDDNIIGLKRVREAVKRDLSKLKVAPFYSCSLLRPRGIGIDDPEDPHILSDLISSLGAKPIKFPYEKRCCGSYNVVYDRSMVERTVGEIVRAAGRWGADMIITACPLCHYNLNIVRNKFNIPTLYFTELMAYAMGLDEKLSQETLSIFKSKIGGG; this comes from the coding sequence ATGTATTACCCTGGCTGCTCAGTTAAGGATTACGCTAAAAGCTATGAGGATTCCGCCATTGCAGTTTTGAAGCTTTTTGATGTGGAGCTTGTGGAGCTGGATAGATGGAATTGCTGTGGTGTGATGTATGAGTATTCTGCTGATGCAGTTATGCAGCATGTTGCTCCACTGAGGGATCTTGTAAGGGCTCAGGAGTTTATGGGTAAGGTTGGGGATAATAGGCTTATAACCCTATGCTCCATGTGTTATAGCACATTGAAGAAGGTTAATGAGATCGTTACAAGTGATCCTGAGAAGCTTGACAATCTAAGTAAGTACATGGATGATGAGCCTAGATATAATTGTGGTGTGGATGTTAAGCATGTGCTTGAAATAATATTGGATGATAATATCATAGGTTTAAAGAGGGTTAGGGAGGCTGTTAAGAGGGATTTAAGCAAATTAAAGGTTGCACCATTCTATAGTTGTTCACTACTTAGACCAAGGGGTATTGGTATAGATGACCCTGAAGATCCACACATACTATCAGATTTGATCTCCAGTTTAGGCGCTAAGCCCATTAAATTCCCATATGAGAAGAGGTGTTGTGGTTCTTATAATGTGGTTTATGATAGGAGTATGGTTGAGAGGACTGTTGGGGAGATAGTTAGGGCTGCTGGGAGGTGGGGTGCAGATATGATAATAACTGCATGTCCACTTTGCCATTACAACTTAAATATCGTTAGAAACAAATTTAATATACCAACACTATATTTCACTGAGTTGATGGCTTATGCCATGGGCCTCGACGAAAAACTATCCCAAGAAACCCTTTCAATCTTTAAGAGTAAAATTGGTGGTGGATGA
- a CDS encoding CoB--CoM heterodisulfide reductase iron-sulfur subunit B family protein, giving the protein MLEYSLFLGCYIPAMQPFAESSMRAISSKLGINLLDINGASCCPVPEIARLVDEDLWLTVAARNLSLAEAIGRDIIVMCNGCWESLHEAREKLIESSDLREKINGNLKGFGLKFNGTIKVKHYTEVLFEDVGLNAIRSNVNVDLSWLKVALHPGCKLYKMSDERGAKYLREIVKALNVEIVDYGLERVCCGYPLMLYSVDKAMRERTKWKLDAIKNSGANAIVVACPACYDQFEKAQLTFKDEGLEYGIPVLHLSELLALSFGIKPESFGLNTHAISTENIIGRLVG; this is encoded by the coding sequence ATGCTTGAATACAGTCTATTCCTAGGATGCTATATACCTGCAATGCAGCCATTTGCTGAATCATCCATGAGAGCCATATCCAGTAAACTTGGAATCAACCTCCTCGATATAAATGGAGCTTCATGCTGCCCAGTTCCAGAAATAGCTAGACTTGTAGATGAAGATTTATGGTTAACTGTGGCTGCTAGAAACCTATCCTTAGCTGAAGCTATTGGGAGGGATATAATTGTGATGTGTAATGGGTGTTGGGAGTCTCTGCATGAAGCTAGGGAGAAGCTTATTGAGTCAAGTGATTTGAGGGAGAAGATTAATGGGAATCTTAAGGGGTTTGGATTGAAATTTAATGGGACTATTAAAGTTAAACATTATACTGAAGTATTGTTTGAAGATGTTGGTTTAAATGCTATTAGAAGCAATGTTAATGTGGATTTAAGTTGGCTTAAAGTTGCACTTCACCCAGGATGCAAATTATATAAGATGAGTGATGAGAGGGGCGCCAAGTATCTTAGGGAAATTGTGAAGGCTTTGAATGTTGAGATCGTTGATTATGGTTTGGAGCGTGTTTGCTGTGGATACCCATTAATGCTATACTCGGTGGATAAGGCTATGAGGGAGAGGACTAAGTGGAAGCTTGATGCCATAAAGAATTCAGGTGCAAATGCAATTGTAGTTGCATGCCCAGCATGCTACGATCAATTTGAGAAAGCCCAATTGACATTCAAAGATGAAGGATTAGAATATGGGATTCCAGTGTTACATTTAAGTGAACTCTTAGCTTTAAGTTTTGGAATTAAGCCAGAAAGTTTCGGCTTAAATACACATGCAATTTCAACTGAAAATATAATTGGTAGGTTGGTGGGTTAA
- a CDS encoding 2Fe-2S iron-sulfur cluster-binding protein — translation MAGQTEPKRTVKIYIMGKEYEVPAGITIMKAVEYAGYQYIRGAGCRGGFCGACATIYRLKGDYRLYTALACQTTVQDGMYLVQIPFAPAEKVKYNIEELKPTGANVLALYPEVARCVACNSCTKACPQELQVMDAIQMIKRGDIAKAAELCFDCISCGLCSIRCPAEIIHYHVFQLVRRLYGKYMAPKAKHLEIRVKEIEEGKFDMELDKLVKMSSAELKKLYDSRDIESPEG, via the coding sequence ATGGCGGGTCAAACTGAACCTAAGAGGACCGTGAAAATATACATTATGGGTAAGGAGTATGAAGTTCCTGCTGGGATAACTATAATGAAGGCTGTTGAGTATGCTGGATACCAGTATATTAGGGGTGCTGGTTGTAGGGGTGGATTCTGCGGTGCATGTGCAACGATATATAGGCTTAAGGGGGATTATAGGCTCTACACAGCTCTAGCATGCCAAACAACAGTTCAAGATGGAATGTACCTTGTTCAAATACCCTTTGCACCAGCGGAGAAGGTTAAGTATAATATTGAGGAGTTAAAGCCTACAGGTGCAAATGTATTGGCATTATATCCCGAAGTAGCTAGATGTGTTGCATGCAATTCTTGTACTAAGGCATGCCCACAGGAATTGCAGGTTATGGATGCAATACAGATGATTAAGAGGGGGGATATAGCCAAAGCCGCTGAGTTATGCTTTGACTGCATTTCATGTGGATTATGTAGCATTAGATGTCCAGCTGAAATAATCCATTATCACGTATTTCAGTTGGTTAGGAGGCTCTATGGCAAATATATGGCTCCAAAAGCCAAGCATCTTGAAATTAGGGTTAAGGAGATAGAGGAGGGGAAATTTGATATGGAACTTGATAAGCTGGTTAAAATGAGCTCTGCTGAACTGAAGAAGTTGTATGATAGTAGGGATATTGAAAGTCCGGAGGGATAG
- a CDS encoding 4Fe-4S dicluster domain-containing protein codes for MFRGLPQTVYELSGKNPYLCIQCGICSGSCPMIKDMDVPPHQVIRMIQLDMPEVLNCKTIWVCASCNTCSVRCPRDIDPARMINVLRTIVQRKNIYPVDLRRVKGLGDLPQIALISASRKLTG; via the coding sequence ATGTTTAGAGGTTTACCTCAAACTGTTTATGAGTTGAGTGGGAAGAATCCATACCTATGTATTCAATGTGGTATTTGTAGTGGTAGCTGTCCAATGATTAAGGATATGGATGTTCCTCCACATCAAGTTATAAGGATGATTCAACTCGATATGCCTGAGGTTTTGAATTGCAAGACCATTTGGGTTTGTGCTTCATGTAATACTTGTAGTGTTAGGTGTCCGAGGGATATAGATCCAGCTAGAATGATAAATGTCCTTAGAACCATTGTTCAACGTAAAAACATTTATCCAGTGGATTTGAGGAGGGTTAAGGGGCTTGGGGATTTACCTCAAATAGCTCTGATATCAGCTTCAAGGAAGCTTACGGGGTGA
- a CDS encoding FAD-binding protein, giving the protein MSQKIGYPDYMREYIKIVEETRERRLKERYRRLSPDEKMELLKTWHPDYKEGTKRPIKIGPSAGLMVPHEVANLIEAYPLIDPKDIDLSKIDYDVDILVIGGGGAGASAALWANIEGIPAENILIATKLRFGDANTKMAQGGIQAADRPNDSPARHFLDIMGGGQYTNDPELVRELVRDAPFIIKWLEDLGVMFDKEPDGTMIEVSGGGTSRNRMHSCKDYTGLEIMRVLMDEVLNRGIRILEFSPAIELLTDDSGNRVTGAILWNMETKEYYVARAKAVVLATGGYGRLHIQNFPTTNHYGATMDGVVLAYRVGAKLRDLDATQYHPTGAAYPDQILGLLITEKVRSMGAQLVNIDGEQFVYPLETRDAVSAAIIRECYGRNKGIVTPTGVRGVWLDTPMVDIVRGEGATKRYLSSVYRMYARFGIDVTKEPILVFPTLHYMNGGVCINKYGQVLDANGIIEGFFAAGEVTSGVHGKNRLMGNSLLDTQVYGRRAGISAAKYVKSGASPGKLTLNHIPRYVEELEKIGAPKDRRAPMLLPEYRGEKVLSKAIPIFPI; this is encoded by the coding sequence ATGTCTCAGAAGATTGGGTATCCAGATTACATGAGGGAATACATTAAGATTGTGGAGGAGACTAGGGAGAGGAGGCTTAAGGAGAGGTATAGACGGCTTAGCCCAGATGAGAAGATGGAGCTCCTCAAAACTTGGCATCCAGATTATAAGGAGGGGACTAAGAGGCCTATAAAGATTGGCCCAAGTGCTGGATTAATGGTTCCACATGAAGTTGCAAACCTCATTGAAGCCTATCCACTAATAGATCCAAAGGATATAGATTTGAGCAAGATAGATTACGATGTAGATATACTTGTGATTGGAGGTGGAGGTGCAGGGGCTTCTGCAGCATTATGGGCTAACATTGAGGGTATACCTGCAGAGAACATTCTCATAGCCACAAAGCTTAGGTTTGGGGATGCAAATACCAAGATGGCTCAAGGAGGTATACAGGCTGCAGATAGACCGAATGATAGCCCTGCAAGACACTTCCTAGACATTATGGGTGGTGGACAGTACACAAATGACCCTGAGCTCGTTAGGGAGCTTGTCAGGGATGCCCCATTCATAATAAAGTGGCTTGAAGATTTAGGCGTCATGTTCGATAAGGAGCCCGATGGAACGATGATTGAAGTTTCAGGTGGAGGTACATCTAGGAATAGGATGCACTCATGCAAAGATTACACTGGACTTGAAATCATGCGTGTATTGATGGATGAAGTATTGAATAGGGGGATACGCATACTGGAATTTTCTCCAGCAATAGAATTGCTAACAGATGATTCTGGAAATAGAGTTACAGGTGCAATACTATGGAATATGGAGACAAAGGAGTATTATGTTGCTAGAGCTAAAGCCGTAGTCTTAGCCACTGGAGGTTATGGTAGACTACACATACAAAACTTCCCAACCACAAATCACTATGGAGCCACAATGGATGGAGTAGTCCTAGCTTATAGGGTTGGGGCAAAGCTAAGGGATCTAGACGCCACACAATACCATCCAACAGGTGCAGCGTACCCAGATCAGATACTTGGATTGCTCATAACTGAGAAAGTTAGATCCATGGGTGCACAGCTAGTTAACATTGATGGTGAACAATTCGTATATCCACTCGAAACTAGAGATGCTGTCTCAGCGGCAATAATAAGGGAATGCTATGGTAGAAACAAGGGTATAGTTACGCCGACTGGGGTTAGGGGGGTTTGGCTTGATACTCCAATGGTGGACATTGTTAGAGGAGAAGGCGCCACTAAGAGGTATCTATCCTCAGTATATAGGATGTATGCAAGGTTCGGTATAGATGTCACAAAAGAGCCTATACTCGTCTTCCCAACATTACACTACATGAATGGCGGCGTATGTATAAACAAGTATGGACAGGTTTTAGATGCCAATGGAATAATTGAAGGTTTCTTCGCAGCTGGGGAGGTTACAAGTGGGGTTCATGGGAAGAATAGACTTATGGGCAACTCACTGCTAGACACCCAAGTCTATGGTAGGAGAGCTGGCATTTCAGCTGCAAAATATGTTAAGAGTGGTGCTAGCCCAGGGAAGCTAACATTGAATCACATACCAAGATATGTTGAAGAGCTTGAGAAGATCGGCGCTCCAAAGGATAGGCGTGCACCAATGCTACTACCAGAATATAGAGGGGAAAAGGTTCTATCCAAAGCCATACCAATATTCCCAATTTAA
- a CDS encoding NADH-quinone oxidoreductase subunit B family protein, translating to MGFKQKMFTYSPWVYHLHAGGCNGCDIELVAALTPRFDVERFGIKLVTSPRHADILIVTGPVTKHIASFMKRVYMQVPNPKVVVAIGSCACSGGIFNDVEGEETYAILGGADKVIPVDVFVSGCPPKPEAIINGVVKAISILRERCGVVK from the coding sequence ATGGGGTTTAAACAGAAGATGTTCACATATTCACCATGGGTTTACCATTTACATGCTGGTGGATGTAATGGATGCGACATTGAACTTGTTGCAGCATTAACCCCAAGATTTGATGTTGAGAGATTTGGGATTAAATTGGTTACATCTCCAAGGCATGCAGACATCCTAATAGTTACAGGTCCAGTTACAAAGCATATTGCATCATTCATGAAGAGAGTTTATATGCAAGTTCCAAACCCAAAGGTTGTTGTCGCCATAGGCTCATGTGCCTGTTCTGGTGGAATATTCAATGATGTTGAGGGTGAAGAAACTTATGCAATCCTTGGTGGAGCAGATAAGGTTATCCCAGTGGATGTCTTTGTATCTGGATGCCCACCAAAACCTGAAGCCATAATAAATGGTGTTGTTAAGGCAATAAGCATCCTACGTGAGAGGTGTGGGGTGGTTAAATGA
- a CDS encoding glycine cleavage system protein H, which produces MSKSYVLREGIYYIPDHTWAELLPDGTVRVGITDYAQKMLKTVRRIRLENVGTTVSQYEPFGVIESTKATSDLISPVSGVIKQVNERVLKQPSLVNADPYGAGWLVIIQPTKWEEEKDELLTAEEYSKYQQ; this is translated from the coding sequence ATGAGTAAGAGTTATGTTTTGCGTGAAGGCATATATTACATTCCAGACCATACATGGGCTGAACTTCTGCCCGATGGAACCGTTAGGGTTGGGATAACAGATTATGCACAAAAGATGCTGAAGACCGTTAGGAGAATTAGATTAGAGAATGTTGGCACAACAGTTTCACAGTACGAGCCATTCGGAGTTATAGAGTCCACTAAAGCCACCAGCGACCTTATATCCCCAGTTAGTGGTGTTATAAAGCAGGTTAATGAGAGGGTTTTAAAGCAGCCATCACTTGTTAATGCAGATCCATATGGAGCTGGATGGCTAGTTATAATTCAACCAACAAAGTGGGAAGAGGAGAAGGATGAACTTTTAACTGCCGAGGAGTACTCTAAGTATCAGCAGTGA